TGCCGTTGACAAGGGGCAAAGGCTGTTTTACAAATGGTTCGTTTTCCCCTTTGCCAGGAGTTTGCACCCTTGAATAAAAACAGTCCGAGTACCTACAAAGAAGCCGGTGTGGATATTGAGGCCGGAAATCGCTTCGTGCAGATGATCAAGCCTTTGGTCAAGGCGACCAGCCGTCCCGAAGTGCTGACGGACATCGGCGGCTTCGGCGGGCTCTTTTCGCTGCACGCGGACAAGTATGAGAAACCAACCCTGGTGGCTTCCACCGACGGCGTGGGGACCAAGCTCAAACTGGCCTTCATGATGGACAAGCATGACACGGTGGGCATCGACCTGGTGGCCATGTGCGTCAACGACATCGTGGTGCAGGGCGCGGAGCCGCTGTTTTTTCTCGACTATCTGGCAACGGGCAAACTGGCCCCGGAAAAGGCGGTGGAAATCGTCAAGGGCATTTCGGCCGGCTGCGTGCAGGCGGGCTGTGCCCTCATCGGCGGAGAAACCGCCGAGATGCCCGGTTTTTATGCCGAGGGCGAGTACGACTTGGCGGGCTTTACCGTGGGTGTTGTCGACAACAGCAAAATCATTGATGGCTCGTCAATCACCGTCGGCGATCAGATCATCGGCATTGCATCCAATGGCCTGCACTCCAACGGCTACTCCCTGGCGCGCAAGGTCTTTTTCGAAAAAATGGGGCTGCAACTTGACGCGCGTCTCGATGGTGTTGACCTGCCCCTGGGCGAGGCCCTCCTGGCACCCACGCGCATTTACGTCAAAACCATTCTCAACCTGCTGCGCGATTTTAACATCAAAGGCATGGCTCATATTACCGGCGGCGGCATTACGGAAAACGTTCCGCGGGTTCTACCCCGCCACTGCCGGGCAGTCATCGAAGGCAACAGCTGGCCCAAGCCCGCCCTGTTCGAAGCCCTGCGCACCGGTGGCGATATTGAACAAGCGGAAATGTATCGCACCTTCAACTACGGCATCGGCATGGTGCTGATCGTTCCGGCTGAAGAAACCGACGACATCATGGTGCGCCTCTCGGGCCTTAAGGAAACAGCTTATATTATCGGCGAGGTCATCAAATCCGGCGCGGAAGCCGGGGACGTCGAGTTAAGATAACCCAAGGAGATCCTGATTTTGGCGAAATTGCGTGTGGGCGTTCTGGCCAGCGGTCGTGGCTCCAACCTTCAATCGTTGATCGATCAAAGCCTGGCAGGAAAAATCGACGCGCAGATCGTGCTGGTTGCAAGCAACAAGGCCGATGCCGGAGCCCTGGACAAGGCGCGTGAAGCGGGTATTGCCACGCGGGTTCTGGATCATCGCAACTTTGGCAGTCGCGAGGAATTCGATGGCGCCATGGTCGCCGCCCTGCGCGAGGCCGGCGTGGAGCTGGTGCTGCTCGCCGGCTTTATGCGCCTGCTCTCTCCGGTTTTTCTCGACGCCTTCCCGCAACGCATCATGAACATTCATCCTGCGCTGCTGCCTGCATTTCCCGGGCTCAATGTGCAGCGTCAAGCTCTGGAGTATGGCGCACGTTTTTCCGGCTGCACGGTGCATTTCGTCGATGGCGGCCTGGACACCGGCCCCATCATCATTCAGGCGGCAGTACCGATCCTGGAAAATGACACGGAAGAATCTCTTGCTGCGCGTATCCTCGTGGAGGAACACCGCATCTACCCTCGCGCGGTCCAACTGTTTGCCGAGAAGCGCCTACGTATCGAAGGGCGGCGGGTGCGCATAGAACCGGAGGCTGATCCTGTGGAGTCCGCCCTGGTCAATCCTGCGCTCGCCGAATAAATCCCTGGGAGTATGGTCTTGCCGGATCCAATTCTTGTCAGCGCCTGCCTTCTGGGCTTGCAGACCCGCTACGACAATGCCTGCAAAGGCCACCACGGAGTGCTGGACTGGTTGCACCGTCACCGCAAGATCCCCGTTCCCGTGTGCCCGGAACAGCTGGCCGGCCTGCCTACCCCGAGATCGCGTACCTTCTTCTGCGGTGGCGACGGCGAGGCGGTTCTTGACGCCAAGGCGCAGGTCGTCAGCGATGAGGGAGAGAATCGGAGCGCCATCTTCTTACACGGTGCCCGGGAGACTCTCAAGGTTGCCCGGTTGAGCGGGTGCCGGCAAGCCCTGCTCAAGGAACGCAGTCCCTCCTGCGGCGTACATCAGGTCTATTGCGCAGAGAAAATAATTGCCGGCCGGGGCGTTGCCACCGCACTGTTACGGCGCAACGGCCTTGAAGTTTTCAGCGAAGAGGATCTGTCGGGAATGAATTCCTGACAAATTCCTTGCCTTTGCCTTAATTACATGCTAATTACTGGCGTTCTAAATTTTCAGGAGGTCTGGTCCCATGGCTAAGATTTGTGAAATCTGCGGTAAGAAACCCACGACTGGCAACAACGTCAGTCATGCCCATAACAAAACCAAAAAAGTCTGGTATCCCAACCTGCAGAAGGTTAAGGCTCTGCGCGGGGGCGCAGTGCGCTCCGTCAAGGTTTGCACACGCTGTATCCGCTCCGGCGCGGTCACCAAAGCCGTCTAAGCCTTTTATGCCGTTAAGCAAAAAGGCCGCTTCCCGCAGGAAGCGGCCTTTTTGTTCGACGCAATCAGCGCCCGCCATAAGCGATCCACTCAATTTCCACTGCCGCGCCGCGCGGCAATGCGGCAACCTGGACGGTCGCCCGCGCCGGAGGCGGGTCGCCGAAATAACGGCCATAGATCTCATTGACCAGAGAAAACTGGCTGAGATCGGTCAAATAAATGGTGGTCTTGACCACTTGGGCGAAGCTGAGATCCGCTGCCCCAAGCACGGCTTTCATGTTGTTCATGACCTGCTCGGTCTGCTCTTTGATCCCTCCGGACACCACCTCTCCAGTTTGCGGGTCCAAGGGAATCTGTCCAGAAAAAAACACGAAGTCTCCCGCTTTGATACCCTGTGAATAAGGTCCGATAGCGGCAGGTGCCCGGTCGCCGGCAATTCTTTCAATCGGCATGGGTGATCCATCCTTTCTGTTTGTTTTTCGCCTCACCGGAAACACTAGTGTCGCGTGTGGTTAGTCGTGTCAAATAATTCTGAGGTATTTTTGGTGCTGTCAAGGCGTCGCCAACGCAGGCAGCGCCGAAAAGAGCCAGAATTAGAAGGCAGGACTAACCGCACGNGTGTCAAATAATTCTGAGGTATTTTTGGTGCTGTCAAGGCGTCGCCAACGCAGGCAGCGCCGAAAAGAGCCAGAATTAGAAGGCAGGACTAACCGCACGGGGCACCAGGCATCCGGCCTTCCTCGCCCCTCCCCCGCACGCTTTTAACTGCGCAGTCTCTCGACCTTGTACACGCCCTTGACCTTGAGCAGGGCATTGACCACTTTGTTGAAATGTTCAAGGTTCTGCACATCGACGACAAAGTTATTGACCCCTTTTCCGTCGATGCTGGAATGAACGCTGGCACTGATAATGTTGGCCTCGCAGTTGGTAATGGCCCCGGTGATACCGGCCAGCATGCCCTTCTGATCGAAGCAGTAGACGCGCATTTTGACCGGTCGCGAGGCCTTTTTCTTCATGTCCCATTCGATGTCGACACGCCGCTCAGGATCGGCTTCCAACACATGGGGGCAATCAGAGGTATGCACTGTGACACCGCGACCGCGGGTGATAAACCCGACCACGGAATCTCCGGGTAGCGGCCCGCAGCATTTGGCAAAACGCACCATGATATCTTCAATGCCCTGAATCTTGATCGCATTTGAGGGTTTTTTACGAATCTTGTCAAGCACCTGGCCGATCCGACCGGGCTTCTGTGCGTCATTGGCGCGCAGCTTTTCCTCGGGAACCACCCGTGCGATGACCTGCCCGGCCGAGAGCTTACCGTAACCAATGGCGGCCAGGACTTCCTCGATCTGATCAAATCCCAGCTCTTTCATGCCACGCGCCATATCCGGAGAGGTGGCAGCGCGATTAAAGCTCATACCGTGCTTGCGTAATTCTTTTTCAAGTACGTCGCGCCCAATTTCGATGCTCTTTTCCCGCTGCTCCGACTTGATCCATTGGCGAATCTTGTTGCGCGCCTTTGAAGTCCGGACAAATTTTATCCAATCCTTGCTCGGCGTGTGCTTGGCCGCGGTCATGACCTCAATGACATCGCCATTGTGCAACTCGGTCTTAAGAGGTACCAGGCGCCCGTTGATGCGTGCCCCGACACAGGTATGGCCGACATCCGTATGAACGCTGTAGGCAAAGTCGACGGGCGTTGAGCCCTTGGGCAACTCTTTCACCTCGCCTTTAGGCGTAAAGACAAAGACCTCTTCGGGGAAGAGATCGATTTTGACCGTATCCATGAACTCGCGTGAGTCCTTGAGTTCCTGCTGCCATTCAAGCAACTGACGCAACCAGCCGAAACCGCGCTCCTCGCGCTCTTCCGCGGATGAGGTTCTGCCTTCTTTGTACTTCCAATGAGCGGCAATCCCCTCTTCGGCGATACGGTGCATATCCCAGGTGCGGATCTGCACCTCAATGCGCTCGCTGAAGGGTCCGATGACCGTGGTATGCAACGACTGATACATATTGGCCTTGGGCATGGCGATGTAATCTTTAAAACGACCGGGAATCGGCTTCCAGGTGGAATGAACGATACCCAGGACCTCGTAACATTCGCGCACCGATTCCACCAGGACGCGAAATGCGATTAAATCGTAAACCTGCTCGAAATCAATGCCCTGCCGCTCCATTTTGAGATAGACGGAATAAAGGTGCTTGGAGCGACCTGATACTTCGCCGCGAATACCCTGCTCTTCGAGCTTGCTACGGATTTTTTCCCTGACCTGATCGACATAGGCTTCGCGCTCCTTGATTCTCCTGGCAACCTTGGCGGCGAGATCGTTATAGATGGCCGGCTCAAGATACATGAAGGACAGATCCTCAAGCTCGCTCTTGATCCAACTGATACCCAGGCGGTTGGCAAGGGGGGCGTAAATATCCAGGGTTTCCCGGGCAATGCGCTGCCGGCGCTCCGCCGCCTGATAGCCCAGGGTGCGCATGTTGTGCAGTCGATCCGCCAGTTTGACGAGAATCACCCGGATATCTCGGGCCATGGCAATGAGCATCTTGCGAAAATTTTCCGCCTGACGTTCCTCACTGGAACGCAGAAACATC
The nucleotide sequence above comes from Geoalkalibacter ferrihydriticus DSM 17813. Encoded proteins:
- the purN gene encoding phosphoribosylglycinamide formyltransferase is translated as MLAKLRVGVLASGRGSNLQSLIDQSLAGKIDAQIVLVASNKADAGALDKAREAGIATRVLDHRNFGSREEFDGAMVAALREAGVELVLLAGFMRLLSPVFLDAFPQRIMNIHPALLPAFPGLNVQRQALEYGARFSGCTVHFVDGGLDTGPIIIQAAVPILENDTEESLAARILVEEHRIYPRAVQLFAEKRLRIEGRRVRIEPEADPVESALVNPALAE
- a CDS encoding RidA family protein: MPIERIAGDRAPAAIGPYSQGIKAGDFVFFSGQIPLDPQTGEVVSGGIKEQTEQVMNNMKAVLGAADLSFAQVVKTTIYLTDLSQFSLVNEIYGRYFGDPPPARATVQVAALPRGAAVEIEWIAYGGR
- the purM gene encoding phosphoribosylformylglycinamidine cyclo-ligase, producing the protein MVRFPLCQEFAPLNKNSPSTYKEAGVDIEAGNRFVQMIKPLVKATSRPEVLTDIGGFGGLFSLHADKYEKPTLVASTDGVGTKLKLAFMMDKHDTVGIDLVAMCVNDIVVQGAEPLFFLDYLATGKLAPEKAVEIVKGISAGCVQAGCALIGGETAEMPGFYAEGEYDLAGFTVGVVDNSKIIDGSSITVGDQIIGIASNGLHSNGYSLARKVFFEKMGLQLDARLDGVDLPLGEALLAPTRIYVKTILNLLRDFNIKGMAHITGGGITENVPRVLPRHCRAVIEGNSWPKPALFEALRTGGDIEQAEMYRTFNYGIGMVLIVPAEETDDIMVRLSGLKETAYIIGEVIKSGAEAGDVELR
- a CDS encoding DUF523 domain-containing protein — protein: MPDPILVSACLLGLQTRYDNACKGHHGVLDWLHRHRKIPVPVCPEQLAGLPTPRSRTFFCGGDGEAVLDAKAQVVSDEGENRSAIFLHGARETLKVARLSGCRQALLKERSPSCGVHQVYCAEKIIAGRGVATALLRRNGLEVFSEEDLSGMNS
- the rpmB gene encoding 50S ribosomal protein L28; translated protein: MAKICEICGKKPTTGNNVSHAHNKTKKVWYPNLQKVKALRGGAVRSVKVCTRCIRSGAVTKAV
- a CDS encoding RelA/SpoT family protein is translated as MVRLDDILEKILAYNPAADLDAVRKAYVFSAKVHQGQTRLSGEPYLTHPMEVAYILAQLRMDVDTVVTGLLHDTLEDTLTTLEEIRTIFGNEVASLVDGVTKISKMFLRSSEERQAENFRKMLIAMARDIRVILVKLADRLHNMRTLGYQAAERRQRIARETLDIYAPLANRLGISWIKSELEDLSFMYLEPAIYNDLAAKVARRIKEREAYVDQVREKIRSKLEEQGIRGEVSGRSKHLYSVYLKMERQGIDFEQVYDLIAFRVLVESVRECYEVLGIVHSTWKPIPGRFKDYIAMPKANMYQSLHTTVIGPFSERIEVQIRTWDMHRIAEEGIAAHWKYKEGRTSSAEEREERGFGWLRQLLEWQQELKDSREFMDTVKIDLFPEEVFVFTPKGEVKELPKGSTPVDFAYSVHTDVGHTCVGARINGRLVPLKTELHNGDVIEVMTAAKHTPSKDWIKFVRTSKARNKIRQWIKSEQREKSIEIGRDVLEKELRKHGMSFNRAATSPDMARGMKELGFDQIEEVLAAIGYGKLSAGQVIARVVPEEKLRANDAQKPGRIGQVLDKIRKKPSNAIKIQGIEDIMVRFAKCCGPLPGDSVVGFITRGRGVTVHTSDCPHVLEADPERRVDIEWDMKKKASRPVKMRVYCFDQKGMLAGITGAITNCEANIISASVHSSIDGKGVNNFVVDVQNLEHFNKVVNALLKVKGVYKVERLRS